One window of the Acinetobacter equi genome contains the following:
- a CDS encoding mechanosensitive ion channel family protein, with amino-acid sequence MADVNVSKEFISTLKSVFTNINTDRLTELLVAIVLCAIGYVAARFISNTFIRTVGARFNAHQRLIWRRGIFYFIFILFVMTSLKEAGFKLSIFLGAAGILTVAIGFASQTSASNLISGIFLIGEGSFEVGDTIQITLIRGHTVEGEVISIDLLSVKLLTQDNIYVRLPNEQLIRAPVHNLSKFPIRRIPITLAINFHEDIIKVREVLLDVANKYPLVLSDPKPAVTVTAFRESSIELLFAIWCQQENFLKVRDEMQERIRNGFVENQIEIPVPKMGFVDHPLSALTNEEIDQYANQKEIKREPKRD; translated from the coding sequence ATGGCCGATGTAAATGTTTCTAAGGAATTTATAAGCACATTAAAAAGTGTTTTTACCAATATTAATACCGACAGACTTACAGAACTTTTAGTTGCTATTGTTTTATGTGCGATTGGCTATGTAGCCGCTCGCTTTATTTCAAATACGTTTATTCGAACTGTCGGTGCACGTTTTAATGCTCATCAACGTCTAATTTGGCGTCGTGGTATTTTCTATTTTATTTTTATTTTATTTGTAATGACCAGCCTAAAAGAAGCTGGATTTAAACTCAGTATTTTCTTAGGTGCAGCAGGTATTCTAACTGTTGCAATTGGTTTTGCATCACAGACATCAGCATCCAACTTAATTAGTGGTATTTTTCTCATTGGTGAAGGTTCATTTGAAGTTGGTGATACTATTCAAATCACCCTAATTCGCGGCCATACAGTGGAAGGTGAAGTGATTTCTATTGATTTACTTTCCGTAAAACTACTTACTCAAGATAATATTTATGTCCGTTTACCCAATGAACAACTGATTCGAGCCCCTGTACACAATCTTTCTAAATTTCCAATACGGCGTATTCCAATTACATTAGCTATTAATTTCCACGAAGATATTATTAAAGTACGTGAAGTTTTACTTGATGTTGCAAATAAATATCCATTGGTACTGTCTGATCCAAAACCAGCAGTAACCGTAACAGCATTTAGAGAATCATCTATTGAATTATTATTTGCAATTTGGTGCCAACAAGAAAACTTTTTAAAAGTTAGAGATGAAATGCAGGAACGTATTCGAAATGGATTTGTAGAAAATCAAATTGAAATTCCTGTTCCAAAAATGGGGTTCGTAGATCATCCTCTTTCTGCTTTAACGAATGAAGAAATTGATCAATATGCTAATCAAAAAGAAATCAAGCGCGAACCTAAACGTGATTAA